In one Veillonellales bacterium genomic region, the following are encoded:
- a CDS encoding RNA degradosome polyphosphate kinase, giving the protein MFDKQEYFINRELSWLKFNIRVLNEANEKNNPLLEQLKFIAITSSNLDEFFMIRVAGLKHQKDSGINKVDAAGLTVEQQLAEIAVVTHELVQCQYRYLKKNLQALEEQQLYFVTPEKLPEKTLEWIESYFYTTLYPVLTPMGVDAGHPFPLLANRTLNLVVTLRRQEEESRAVIPVPGVLPRIIELPGQSRKKRFVFLEDIIKKYGSRLFRGYKIQHIAPFRITRNADMTIDEEDAEDLLAEVEKSLRQRKRGQAVRLEISKSANQGIKKFLAEELKLEPRDIYEISGPLDTTCFMKFAALPGYDHLRYQPLTPQIPVRIREEEDLFAAIRRQDILLHHPYESFETVVDFARLAANDSQVLAMKQTLYRVSGNSPIVQALAQAAENGKQVTVLVELKARFDEENNILWAKRLEEAGCHVIYGLVGLKTHAKMMLIVRQEEDGIKRYVHMGTGNYNDATARLYTDMGLLTANDQFGADASAFFNMLSGYSDPPVWNKVVVAPLGLREKLKELIDNEIAFVQAGEPSRIVAKMNSLIDKDIIMKLYEASAAGVKIDLIVRGICGLRPGIAGVSDNITVRSIVGRFLEHHRIFYFTNGGDKKMFLSSADWMPRNLNERVELMFPVEDDRHIARIRSILSLLLKDNQKSYVMRSDGSYRRADKRGKAVNSQEELYRKAEEAAKPTVISLEQRLQPMFRKEE; this is encoded by the coding sequence ATGTTTGATAAACAGGAATATTTTATTAATCGGGAATTAAGCTGGTTAAAATTTAATATCCGGGTGTTGAATGAAGCAAATGAAAAAAATAATCCTTTGTTGGAACAACTTAAATTTATTGCGATTACCAGTTCCAATCTTGATGAGTTTTTTATGATCCGGGTCGCCGGATTAAAACATCAAAAAGACAGCGGCATTAACAAGGTTGATGCCGCCGGCTTGACGGTTGAGCAGCAGTTAGCGGAAATCGCGGTAGTGACTCATGAATTGGTGCAGTGCCAATACCGTTATCTTAAGAAAAATCTGCAAGCGCTGGAGGAACAACAGCTTTATTTTGTGACGCCGGAGAAACTGCCCGAAAAAACGCTGGAATGGATTGAATCCTACTTTTATACTACTCTTTATCCGGTCCTTACTCCCATGGGGGTGGATGCCGGACATCCCTTTCCTTTGCTGGCCAACCGGACGCTGAATCTGGTGGTGACGCTGCGGCGGCAAGAGGAGGAAAGCCGGGCGGTGATTCCGGTGCCCGGCGTATTGCCGCGTATCATTGAACTTCCCGGACAGAGCCGGAAGAAACGGTTTGTCTTTCTGGAGGATATCATCAAAAAATATGGCTCACGGCTGTTTCGGGGCTATAAGATTCAGCATATTGCTCCTTTTCGGATTACCCGCAATGCGGATATGACCATTGACGAGGAAGATGCCGAGGATTTATTGGCAGAAGTTGAAAAATCCCTGCGGCAGAGGAAACGGGGCCAAGCGGTACGTCTGGAAATCAGTAAAAGCGCCAATCAGGGGATTAAAAAATTTTTAGCCGAAGAACTAAAACTGGAGCCGCGGGATATCTACGAAATTTCCGGCCCGCTGGATACTACCTGTTTTATGAAATTTGCCGCTTTACCGGGATATGATCACCTGCGCTACCAGCCCCTTACGCCTCAAATTCCCGTGAGAATCAGAGAAGAGGAAGATCTGTTTGCAGCAATTCGCCGACAGGATATTTTACTCCACCACCCCTACGAATCCTTTGAGACCGTTGTGGATTTCGCCCGGTTGGCGGCTAACGATTCTCAGGTTCTGGCTATGAAACAGACGTTGTACCGGGTAAGCGGCAACTCGCCTATTGTTCAGGCATTGGCGCAGGCTGCCGAGAATGGCAAGCAGGTTACTGTACTGGTGGAACTGAAAGCCCGCTTTGATGAAGAGAATAACATTTTATGGGCCAAACGGCTGGAAGAGGCCGGTTGTCATGTTATCTATGGACTGGTAGGGCTGAAAACCCATGCTAAAATGATGCTCATTGTCCGGCAGGAGGAAGACGGCATCAAACGGTATGTTCATATGGGAACCGGGAATTATAATGATGCAACCGCTCGGCTGTATACCGATATGGGACTGTTAACCGCCAATGATCAGTTTGGCGCCGATGCATCGGCATTTTTCAATATGCTGTCCGGCTATTCCGATCCTCCGGTTTGGAATAAGGTCGTCGTAGCGCCCCTTGGACTCAGGGAAAAGTTGAAAGAACTGATTGATAATGAAATCGCTTTCGTTCAGGCGGGAGAGCCAAGCCGCATTGTTGCCAAGATGAATTCGCTGATTGACAAAGATATTATTATGAAATTGTATGAAGCTTCTGCTGCCGGAGTGAAGATTGATCTGATAGTCCGCGGGATTTGCGGCTTAAGGCCCGGCATAGCGGGAGTCAGTGATAACATTACGGTGCGCAGTATTGTCGGCCGGTTCTTGGAGCATCACCGGATTTTCTATTTTACCAACGGCGGTGACAAAAAGATGTTTTTGTCCAGCGCCGACTGGATGCCCAGGAATTTGAACGAACGGGTGGAATTGATGTTTCCGGTGGAGGATGATCGCCACATCGCCCGGATTCGCAGTATATTGTCCCTGCTGCTGAAAGATAATCAAAAATCGTATGTAATGCGAAGCGATGGCAGCTACCGCCGGGCAGACAAGCGGGGGAAGGCGGTAAACAGCCAGGAAGAATTATATCGTAAGGCCGAAGAGGCAGCCAAGCCGACGGTCATTTCTCTGGAGCAAAGACTGCAGCCCATGTTTCGCAAAGAAGAGTAG
- a CDS encoding HD domain-containing protein, whose translation MLGKTSPNRFAAIHVGSEQVSVHIVEYTTIQDIKVVEMASRHVALGEETFKTGRISFAAVGEICELLKGYRRMFAEHGVRDYRLVATTAIREAENQQYIIDQIQVKTGFIVEVCDMPQEIFIKYAALFKTVQDRNLLEAENAILFVDISSGGLGITLYKDGELKYQQNIHIGVLRIKEGFAQYQRDSAHFQQALAEYIYSVIEPVQQALNKQDIRYLVLSGTETRLLLTMLGQENPGKLSLVSLADFYKLYDQVKLLNLPQIVQNFGFSEQKAEMVLPTIILYKQILNLTTVGQILIPDTQLIDGITLLHIGEKTKQEWLLALENQTLSLARGIGCKYQYDPSHAASVEKLSLSLFDRLTRIHGLGKRERLLLQAAAILHDIGKFVSLRSHYFYSYRLIRSSDILGFSEAGKNIMANIALYHSKGVPANTDPNLQGLTPKQRVIIAKLAAIIRLADALDRTHRQKINSYEIALKGDELFITVTTQEDYSLEEWTFLDKATFFEDVFGIAAILRRRAG comes from the coding sequence GTGTTGGGTAAAACGTCACCTAATCGGTTCGCTGCCATTCATGTAGGATCCGAGCAGGTCAGCGTTCACATTGTTGAATATACTACAATTCAGGATATTAAAGTTGTTGAAATGGCCAGCCGCCATGTGGCTTTGGGGGAAGAGACCTTTAAGACGGGCCGTATCAGCTTTGCGGCGGTGGGAGAAATCTGCGAACTTTTGAAGGGATACCGGCGGATGTTTGCCGAACATGGGGTTCGGGACTATCGTTTGGTTGCCACTACCGCTATTCGCGAAGCGGAAAACCAACAATATATTATCGATCAGATTCAGGTAAAAACCGGGTTCATAGTGGAAGTATGCGATATGCCCCAGGAAATCTTCATTAAATATGCGGCGCTGTTTAAAACCGTTCAGGACAGAAATTTGCTGGAAGCAGAAAACGCTATTTTGTTTGTGGATATTTCTTCCGGTGGGTTGGGTATTACTTTGTATAAAGACGGAGAATTAAAATATCAGCAGAACATTCATATTGGCGTGCTTCGCATCAAAGAAGGCTTTGCCCAATACCAACGGGACTCGGCTCATTTTCAGCAGGCGCTGGCGGAATATATCTATAGTGTTATCGAGCCGGTGCAACAGGCGCTAAACAAGCAGGATATCCGGTATCTGGTTCTTTCCGGCACGGAGACCAGACTGCTGCTGACGATGCTGGGACAGGAAAATCCGGGGAAGTTATCTCTGGTTAGTCTGGCAGATTTTTATAAATTATATGATCAGGTTAAATTGTTAAATTTGCCTCAAATCGTACAGAACTTTGGATTTTCCGAGCAAAAGGCGGAGATGGTGTTACCTACCATCATATTGTACAAGCAAATTTTAAACCTGACTACGGTAGGCCAAATTCTGATTCCCGACACTCAGTTGATTGACGGAATTACGCTGTTGCATATTGGAGAGAAAACAAAGCAAGAATGGTTGCTGGCCCTGGAGAATCAGACGTTGAGCCTGGCCCGGGGCATCGGCTGCAAATATCAGTATGATCCCAGCCATGCGGCAAGTGTGGAAAAATTATCCCTCAGCCTGTTCGATCGCCTTACCCGCATTCATGGTCTGGGGAAACGGGAACGGTTATTGCTACAGGCGGCCGCTATTTTACATGATATCGGTAAATTTGTAAGTCTGCGCAGCCATTATTTTTATTCTTACCGGTTGATCCGGTCATCGGATATTTTGGGATTTTCCGAAGCGGGAAAAAACATTATGGCGAATATCGCCTTATATCACTCCAAAGGAGTTCCGGCTAACACCGATCCCAATTTGCAGGGCTTAACCCCCAAACAGCGAGTAATTATTGCCAAACTGGCGGCAATTATTCGCCTGGCCGATGCCTTGGACCGTACCCATCGTCAAAAGATCAACAGTTATGAGATCGCTCTTAAGGGCGATGAACTATTCATTACGGTTACCACGCAGGAGGATTATTCCCTGGAAGAGTGGACTTTTCTAGACAAAGCCACTTTTTTTGAAGATGTATTTGGCATTGCCGCGATACTAAGAAGACGGGCAGGATGA
- a CDS encoding DUF441 domain-containing protein → MHMENLPILVILALAVVGNNNTVSIAAAFLLIVKLLGFDTWFPLIENHGISLGILILTVAILVPVATGRISLTDMAVAFKNPVGILAIVTGIFAAWAAGRGVFFIKESPEAVAALIVGTIAGVCFFKGVAVGPLIAGGMVSLALTVAHLIK, encoded by the coding sequence ATGCATATGGAAAACCTGCCGATATTAGTCATATTGGCATTAGCAGTCGTGGGAAACAATAATACCGTATCAATCGCCGCCGCTTTTCTTTTGATCGTTAAGCTGCTGGGATTTGATACTTGGTTCCCGCTAATTGAAAATCATGGAATTTCTCTCGGCATTTTGATTTTAACAGTAGCCATCCTGGTCCCCGTTGCCACCGGCCGTATTTCATTGACCGATATGGCCGTTGCCTTTAAAAATCCGGTAGGCATCCTGGCTATTGTTACCGGCATCTTCGCCGCCTGGGCTGCCGGACGGGGAGTATTCTTTATTAAAGAATCCCCGGAAGCCGTAGCCGCGCTGATTGTCGGTACTATCGCCGGCGTCTGCTTTTTCAAGGGAGTGGCCGTCGGCCCCCTCATCGCCGGCGGTATGGTATCCCTGGCGCTGACAGTCGCCCATCTGATCAAGTAA
- the ppx gene encoding exopolyphosphatase, translated as MIITERIAIIDLGSNSARLIIMHTYSNGAYNLVYNQKETVRLSEGMSKDGLLQPTAMIRAIATLQVFAHMIRLFNVNKIMAIATAAVRNAKNGSEFIQTARQETGIPLRMISGEAEAKLGFLGVVNTLDVTDALLFDLGGGSTELTLIRSRNADKVISLPFGAVNLAEKFELQKKISDSRLNELRDFIFHQISRIKWLKSLSLPLIGVGGTARNIAKMDQRCKNYPFGKVHNYRLGALSFHELFKQLSTTTLSQRRKTPGLSSERADIILPGMSIVSCLFDYTQASQLIISGCGVREGMFLQYYRSCQGQNEVIADILDHSTRNMLSFYQVDASHATHVAILAASLLKGWQPLLNTDSREKTLLQVAALLHDCGIPINYYDHPRHSAYLIENARLFGLTHREQMLVAVIAGWHNGPSGKYIRNKLYSEFFDKPDWETARKLSLLLAMAESLDITQMQLVQAVTATLEEGQAVLRLTVSESAAIEEEAVMKHSKWFKKELGVPLCLQS; from the coding sequence CTGATTATCACCGAACGTATCGCAATCATTGACCTGGGATCCAATTCTGCCCGTCTTATCATTATGCACACTTACTCCAACGGCGCCTATAATTTAGTATACAATCAAAAAGAAACCGTTCGGCTCAGCGAGGGTATGAGCAAGGACGGTCTGCTGCAGCCTACCGCCATGATACGGGCTATCGCCACGCTTCAGGTGTTCGCCCATATGATCCGGCTGTTCAACGTCAATAAAATCATGGCCATCGCCACCGCTGCCGTGCGCAACGCAAAAAACGGCAGCGAATTTATTCAAACCGCCCGGCAGGAAACCGGTATTCCCCTGCGAATGATCAGCGGCGAAGCCGAAGCTAAGCTGGGATTCCTTGGTGTAGTCAACACCCTTGATGTGACCGATGCTTTGTTATTCGACTTGGGAGGCGGCAGTACCGAGCTGACTCTCATCCGCAGCCGCAATGCCGATAAAGTCATAAGTCTGCCCTTTGGCGCCGTCAATCTCGCCGAAAAATTTGAACTGCAAAAAAAAATCAGCGATAGCCGGTTGAACGAATTGCGTGATTTTATTTTCCACCAAATTTCCCGGATAAAGTGGTTGAAAAGTCTGTCGCTGCCTCTCATTGGTGTAGGCGGTACCGCCCGGAATATCGCCAAAATGGATCAACGGTGCAAAAATTATCCTTTTGGCAAAGTTCATAATTACCGGCTGGGTGCTCTCTCTTTTCACGAACTGTTTAAGCAGCTGTCTACCACCACCTTGAGCCAGCGGCGTAAAACTCCCGGTCTTAGCAGCGAGCGGGCCGACATTATTCTCCCCGGTATGAGCATCGTAAGCTGCTTGTTTGATTATACCCAAGCTTCTCAGCTCATCATTAGCGGCTGCGGCGTCCGAGAAGGCATGTTCCTGCAATATTATCGCTCCTGCCAGGGCCAGAACGAGGTCATTGCCGACATACTGGATCACAGCACCCGAAACATGCTGTCCTTTTATCAGGTAGATGCCTCCCATGCGACGCATGTAGCCATACTGGCCGCCAGCTTGCTGAAAGGCTGGCAGCCTTTACTCAATACGGATTCCCGAGAGAAGACATTGCTGCAGGTAGCCGCCCTGCTCCACGACTGCGGTATCCCCATTAATTACTACGATCACCCCCGGCACAGCGCCTACTTGATCGAAAATGCCCGCCTGTTCGGCCTTACCCACCGGGAACAAATGTTGGTTGCCGTTATCGCCGGCTGGCATAACGGCCCCTCCGGCAAATATATCCGCAATAAGCTGTACAGCGAATTCTTTGATAAACCCGACTGGGAGACGGCGCGTAAGTTGTCGCTCTTATTAGCCATGGCGGAAAGTCTGGATATCACCCAAATGCAGCTGGTACAAGCGGTCACAGCAACTCTGGAAGAGGGGCAGGCCGTCCTCCGGCTGACCGTCAGCGAATCGGCTGCCATCGAAGAAGAAGCAGTGATGAAACATAGCAAGTGGTTTAAAAAGGAATTGGGAGTACCCCTTTGCTTGCAAAGCTAA